In the Peptoclostridium acidaminophilum DSM 3953 genome, one interval contains:
- a CDS encoding MnhB domain-containing protein translates to MRLSSLLVNIARFIFPFMLMFGLYVILYGDVSPGGGFQGGAILASAYITAYIARGERIFEMGSLVLLEKLLYVLIVALALVSVFTKGEAFTSFIPPLEPLNVRRLFLIAMNMLIGFKVALGLTSLFSAFVEQESVDD, encoded by the coding sequence ATGAGGCTTTCAAGCCTGCTTGTAAACATTGCGCGCTTTATATTCCCGTTCATGCTCATGTTCGGGCTCTATGTAATACTCTACGGGGACGTTTCGCCGGGCGGGGGCTTCCAGGGCGGAGCCATACTCGCAAGTGCGTATATAACGGCCTACATAGCCCGCGGCGAGAGGATATTCGAGATGGGCAGTCTGGTGCTCCTCGAGAAGCTGCTCTACGTTCTGATAGTCGCCCTGGCCCTTGTTTCGGTCTTTACAAAGGGCGAAGCGTTCACAAGCTTCATCCCCCCGCTCGAACCGCTTAATGTGAGACGGCTTTTCCTCATTGCCATGAACATGCTTATTGGCTTCAAGGTGGCTCTTGGACTCACTTCGCTGTTTTCAGCGTTCGTGGAGCAAGAGTCGGTGGACGACTGA
- a CDS encoding sodium:proton antiporter: MQILLSTAIVLIGFYGMCTSRNIIKSIVCLNISQAAIVLVFLRSVYFEGAALPIIGARSASEMVDPLPQALMITAIVIGASVTSLALMISIKLFRAYGSLDWRTLLERKDR; encoded by the coding sequence ATGCAGATTCTGCTCTCAACCGCAATAGTGCTCATCGGGTTTTACGGCATGTGCACTTCCAGAAACATAATAAAATCAATAGTGTGCCTGAACATATCGCAGGCGGCCATAGTTCTTGTATTCCTGAGGAGCGTCTATTTCGAGGGAGCCGCATTGCCAATTATAGGAGCCCGCAGCGCCTCCGAGATGGTAGACCCACTCCCCCAGGCGCTTATGATAACGGCAATAGTCATAGGCGCCTCCGTGACGTCGCTCGCTCTTATGATTTCAATAAAGCTCTTCAGGGCCTACGGCAGCCTTGACTGGAGGACTCTGCTCGAAAGGAAGGATAGATGA
- a CDS encoding complex I subunit 5 family protein, with protein MSLHLMPAYIIVIPIAFSIAAYLLPEACSKWVSALCQTLLSLAAFHYFAGIFDMDIHVITLGGWEDFAGITLRNDHISMGFAAMAIFLWWCVLIYAFFERLSKSYLFFLLFLEGTFMGLIMSNDLFNLFVFIEVVTILSTMLITYRGDGSSLRAGFYYLLFNNAGMLFYLIAFIILYQVCGTLNLQLMKEAVPAYMDEFSVKLAYVLITAAFGVKSAFFPVYNWLPKAHSAAPSAVSALLSGLLVKSGLYEFIRLNEVFHYASLDLFLAAVGAATAMLGVTFALCQKDIKLILAFHTVSQVGIMFMGIGPFRGFAYSGGMLHLVNHAMFKALLFLCAGMIVSDYKNRNVTQIRGVLFRFPLLSLFMIVGMLSITGMPSLNGYIGKHIIADSVKHIFWEKAVLVLVNIGTAASFIKISQIFTADYRNLRIPVKKLGPEYLPLFLLASSCALLAAYYRQLASWLFELPIPVFTPSDPIHMLEYGGILAAGYGVYHFFIKKDPPWVGRIRNTDISFENACVLLLGFVCIMSVIVMGL; from the coding sequence ATGTCGCTACATCTCATGCCCGCATACATAATAGTAATTCCAATAGCGTTCTCAATAGCCGCATACCTGCTGCCCGAAGCGTGCTCGAAGTGGGTTTCAGCGCTCTGCCAGACCCTGCTTTCGCTTGCCGCCTTCCATTATTTCGCGGGCATATTCGACATGGACATCCATGTCATAACGCTCGGCGGCTGGGAGGATTTTGCCGGAATAACGCTGCGAAACGACCACATATCCATGGGCTTTGCCGCCATGGCCATATTCCTGTGGTGGTGCGTGCTCATATACGCATTTTTCGAAAGGCTCAGCAAAAGCTACCTCTTCTTCCTGCTTTTTCTCGAGGGGACGTTCATGGGGCTCATAATGAGCAACGACCTTTTCAACCTGTTCGTGTTCATAGAGGTCGTGACAATCCTCTCTACAATGCTAATCACATACAGGGGCGACGGCTCCTCGCTGCGCGCAGGCTTTTACTACCTGCTCTTCAACAACGCCGGGATGCTGTTTTACCTAATCGCCTTCATAATACTCTACCAGGTGTGCGGCACGCTCAACCTGCAGCTCATGAAAGAGGCTGTCCCGGCCTACATGGACGAATTCAGCGTGAAGCTCGCATACGTGCTAATCACCGCGGCCTTCGGAGTCAAGTCGGCCTTCTTTCCCGTATACAACTGGCTGCCCAAGGCCCACAGCGCCGCGCCTTCTGCAGTTTCAGCGCTCCTCTCGGGGCTCCTTGTAAAAAGCGGGCTCTACGAGTTCATAAGGCTCAACGAGGTGTTCCACTACGCCTCGCTCGATCTTTTCCTTGCCGCGGTGGGCGCTGCGACAGCTATGCTGGGAGTCACGTTCGCTCTCTGCCAGAAGGACATAAAACTCATACTGGCCTTCCACACGGTCTCGCAGGTGGGGATAATGTTCATGGGTATAGGGCCCTTCAGGGGCTTTGCCTACTCAGGCGGCATGCTCCACCTTGTAAACCACGCCATGTTCAAAGCGCTGCTTTTCCTGTGCGCCGGAATGATAGTCTCCGACTACAAAAACAGAAACGTTACGCAGATACGCGGCGTGCTCTTTAGGTTTCCGCTGCTCTCGCTCTTTATGATAGTCGGCATGCTCTCTATTACCGGCATGCCTTCACTAAACGGCTACATAGGAAAACACATAATAGCCGACTCTGTAAAGCACATATTCTGGGAAAAGGCGGTGCTTGTACTTGTAAACATAGGAACTGCCGCATCCTTCATAAAGATATCGCAGATATTCACGGCCGACTACAGGAACCTGAGGATTCCTGTGAAGAAGTTGGGACCCGAGTACCTGCCGCTTTTCCTGCTCGCGTCGAGCTGCGCCCTGCTGGCGGCGTACTACAGGCAGCTGGCCTCGTGGCTGTTCGAGCTGCCTATACCGGTCTTTACGCCGTCGGACCCGATTCACATGCTCGAATACGGCGGAATACTGGCTGCGGGCTACGGCGTATACCATTTTTTCATAAAAAAAGATCCTCCCTGGGTAGGGAGGATCCGTAATACCGATATTTCGTTTGAAAACGCATGCGTTCTGCTGCTTGGCTT